Proteins encoded within one genomic window of Ctenopharyngodon idella isolate HZGC_01 chromosome 6, HZGC01, whole genome shotgun sequence:
- the nfe2l2b gene encoding nuclear factor erythroid 2-related factor 2b isoform X3, protein MDRIRLTTYYLDVLESEGSSLPLEDITEICQHNLPEPQRENSTDELCDIGELTQTISDSFEVAQPLSCMPSDPLEVLETCIQTFSDPGNPTPSPSNTIYSCSSPENQGIFTNCQTNSSDSSLSEFCPDINTYTIDTSTLSEPEQLNSVPGRKASQMLSQFEEHRVLLGFDDSASVGSVDLEMSLYAAETLSNSQSDKDELESIQSDYTDLLPLSLHSETVEATLYETATYSPHQTQNESMPEYSSEPQSNLTTTSRAAGVRRACRDEQRARALSLPISVHDIINLPVEAFNEAISSCKLNHAQHTLIRDIRRRGKNKMAAQSCRKRKLDSLVDLEDEIEALKREKDKSKEEKERNIRDLHVTKEKLKNLYDEVFRQLRDEHGNSYNPKEYKLQHSTDGTVYLLPRSTANKKNTLTEDLATAV, encoded by the exons ATGGACCGGAtacggctgactacg TATTATCTGGATGTCTTGGAGTCTGAGGGCTCAAGTTTGCCCTTAGAGGATATCACCGAAATCTGCCAACACAACCTGCCAGAGCCACAGAGGGAAAACTCAACAGATGAATTATGTGACATCGGTGAACTCACACAGACAATATCAGACTCTTTTGAAGTTGCTCAGCCTTTATCATGCATGCCCTCTGACCCATTAGAAGTCTTGGAAACATGCATACAGACATTCTCAGATCCAGGCAATCCTACACCTTCACCTTCAAACACAATTTACAGCTGTAGTAGCCCAGAGAATCAAGGGATTTTTACTAATTGCCAAACAAACTCAAGCGATTCGTCCTTGAGTGAGTTTTGCCctgatataaatacatataccaTCGATACTAGCACACTCAGTGAACCAGAACAATTAAATAGTGTGCCTGGAAGGAAAGCTTCACAAATGCTTTCACAATTTGAGGAGCATCGCGTCCTTCTGGGTTTTGATGACTCTGCTTCTGTTGGCTCTGTGGATTTAGAGATGTCCCTCTACGCGGCAGAGACCTTAAGCAACAGCCAATCAGACAAGGATGAGCTGGAAAGCATCCAATCAGATTACACCGATCTGCTGCCTTTATCTCTCCACTCTGAGACTGTAGAGGCAACACTGTATGAAACTGCTACGTATTCACCACACCAAACTCAAAATGAATCAATGCCTGAATATTCCTCAGAACCTCAGTCAAATCTCACAACCACAAGCAGAGCTGCAGGTGTCCGGCGCGCATGTCGTGATGAACAGCGAGCGCGAGCGTTGAGTTTGCCGATTAGTGTGCATGACATCATCAACCTGCCCGTGGAAGCATTTAACGAAGCCATCAGCTCCTGCAAACTCAACCACGCTCAACATACACTCATCAGAGACATTCGAAGACGTGGCAAAAATAAAATGGCAGCCCAGAGCTGTCGCAAACGAAAGCTGGATAGTCTTGTTGATCTCGAAGACGAGATTGAGGCTCTGAAGAGGGAGAAGGATAAAAGCAAGGAAGAAAAAGAGAGGAACATTAGAGACCTTCACGTGACGAAAGAGAAGCTCAAGAATCTCTACGATGAGGTGTTCAGACAGCTGAGAGATGAGCATGGAAACTCCTACAATCCTAAAGAGTACAAACTACAGCACAGCACTGATGGCACGGTTTACCTGCTGCCACGTAGCACAGCCAACAAGAAAAACACACTGACAGAGGATTTAGCTACTGCTGTATAA
- the nfe2l2b gene encoding nuclear factor erythroid 2-related factor 2b isoform X1 yields MDDPSAQFQHDSDLIDILWRQDVDLGVEREIFDGCLRQKEETMRARERELKSERELERIMQRLQKLDKETGEFLPSPSSVNSQAVPFSKTLPSTVSTQRSPVTQNPLLSALLFSKSQKPPSQEQAFSELLSLPDLQYYLDVLESEGSSLPLEDITEICQHNLPEPQRENSTDELCDIGELTQTISDSFEVAQPLSCMPSDPLEVLETCIQTFSDPGNPTPSPSNTIYSCSSPENQGIFTNCQTNSSDSSLSEFCPDINTYTIDTSTLSEPEQLNSVPGRKASQMLSQFEEHRVLLGFDDSASVGSVDLEMSLYAAETLSNSQSDKDELESIQSDYTDLLPLSLHSETVEATLYETATYSPHQTQNESMPEYSSEPQSNLTTTSRAAGVRRACRDEQRARALSLPISVHDIINLPVEAFNEAISSCKLNHAQHTLIRDIRRRGKNKMAAQSCRKRKLDSLVDLEDEIEALKREKDKSKEEKERNIRDLHVTKEKLKNLYDEVFRQLRDEHGNSYNPKEYKLQHSTDGTVYLLPRSTANKKNTLTEDLATAV; encoded by the exons GATTTGATTGATATTTTATGGAGGCAGGATGTCGATTTGGGGGTGGAGCGAGAGATCTTTGATGGATGCCTTCGGCAGAAGGAGGAGACCATGagagcaagagaaagagagttGAAAAGCGAGCGAGAGCTTGAAAGGATAATGCAGAGGTTACAGAAACTTGACAAAGAGACCGGAGAGTTTTTGCCTAGTCCTTCATCTGTGAACTCCCAG GCTGTGCCCTTTTCAAAGACGTTGCCCTCTACAGTGTCTACTCAGCGTTCACCCGTTACCCAGAATCCCCTGCTATCTGCCCTGCTATTCTCCAAGTCTCAGAAGCCTCCTTCTCAGGAGCAGGCTTTTAGTGAACTGCTGTCACTGCCAGACTTACAG TATTATCTGGATGTCTTGGAGTCTGAGGGCTCAAGTTTGCCCTTAGAGGATATCACCGAAATCTGCCAACACAACCTGCCAGAGCCACAGAGGGAAAACTCAACAGATGAATTATGTGACATCGGTGAACTCACACAGACAATATCAGACTCTTTTGAAGTTGCTCAGCCTTTATCATGCATGCCCTCTGACCCATTAGAAGTCTTGGAAACATGCATACAGACATTCTCAGATCCAGGCAATCCTACACCTTCACCTTCAAACACAATTTACAGCTGTAGTAGCCCAGAGAATCAAGGGATTTTTACTAATTGCCAAACAAACTCAAGCGATTCGTCCTTGAGTGAGTTTTGCCctgatataaatacatataccaTCGATACTAGCACACTCAGTGAACCAGAACAATTAAATAGTGTGCCTGGAAGGAAAGCTTCACAAATGCTTTCACAATTTGAGGAGCATCGCGTCCTTCTGGGTTTTGATGACTCTGCTTCTGTTGGCTCTGTGGATTTAGAGATGTCCCTCTACGCGGCAGAGACCTTAAGCAACAGCCAATCAGACAAGGATGAGCTGGAAAGCATCCAATCAGATTACACCGATCTGCTGCCTTTATCTCTCCACTCTGAGACTGTAGAGGCAACACTGTATGAAACTGCTACGTATTCACCACACCAAACTCAAAATGAATCAATGCCTGAATATTCCTCAGAACCTCAGTCAAATCTCACAACCACAAGCAGAGCTGCAGGTGTCCGGCGCGCATGTCGTGATGAACAGCGAGCGCGAGCGTTGAGTTTGCCGATTAGTGTGCATGACATCATCAACCTGCCCGTGGAAGCATTTAACGAAGCCATCAGCTCCTGCAAACTCAACCACGCTCAACATACACTCATCAGAGACATTCGAAGACGTGGCAAAAATAAAATGGCAGCCCAGAGCTGTCGCAAACGAAAGCTGGATAGTCTTGTTGATCTCGAAGACGAGATTGAGGCTCTGAAGAGGGAGAAGGATAAAAGCAAGGAAGAAAAAGAGAGGAACATTAGAGACCTTCACGTGACGAAAGAGAAGCTCAAGAATCTCTACGATGAGGTGTTCAGACAGCTGAGAGATGAGCATGGAAACTCCTACAATCCTAAAGAGTACAAACTACAGCACAGCACTGATGGCACGGTTTACCTGCTGCCACGTAGCACAGCCAACAAGAAAAACACACTGACAGAGGATTTAGCTACTGCTGTATAA
- the nfe2l2b gene encoding nuclear factor erythroid 2-related factor 2b isoform X2, translating to MRARERELKSERELERIMQRLQKLDKETGEFLPSPSSVNSQAVPFSKTLPSTVSTQRSPVTQNPLLSALLFSKSQKPPSQEQAFSELLSLPDLQYYLDVLESEGSSLPLEDITEICQHNLPEPQRENSTDELCDIGELTQTISDSFEVAQPLSCMPSDPLEVLETCIQTFSDPGNPTPSPSNTIYSCSSPENQGIFTNCQTNSSDSSLSEFCPDINTYTIDTSTLSEPEQLNSVPGRKASQMLSQFEEHRVLLGFDDSASVGSVDLEMSLYAAETLSNSQSDKDELESIQSDYTDLLPLSLHSETVEATLYETATYSPHQTQNESMPEYSSEPQSNLTTTSRAAGVRRACRDEQRARALSLPISVHDIINLPVEAFNEAISSCKLNHAQHTLIRDIRRRGKNKMAAQSCRKRKLDSLVDLEDEIEALKREKDKSKEEKERNIRDLHVTKEKLKNLYDEVFRQLRDEHGNSYNPKEYKLQHSTDGTVYLLPRSTANKKNTLTEDLATAV from the exons ATGagagcaagagaaagagagttGAAAAGCGAGCGAGAGCTTGAAAGGATAATGCAGAGGTTACAGAAACTTGACAAAGAGACCGGAGAGTTTTTGCCTAGTCCTTCATCTGTGAACTCCCAG GCTGTGCCCTTTTCAAAGACGTTGCCCTCTACAGTGTCTACTCAGCGTTCACCCGTTACCCAGAATCCCCTGCTATCTGCCCTGCTATTCTCCAAGTCTCAGAAGCCTCCTTCTCAGGAGCAGGCTTTTAGTGAACTGCTGTCACTGCCAGACTTACAG TATTATCTGGATGTCTTGGAGTCTGAGGGCTCAAGTTTGCCCTTAGAGGATATCACCGAAATCTGCCAACACAACCTGCCAGAGCCACAGAGGGAAAACTCAACAGATGAATTATGTGACATCGGTGAACTCACACAGACAATATCAGACTCTTTTGAAGTTGCTCAGCCTTTATCATGCATGCCCTCTGACCCATTAGAAGTCTTGGAAACATGCATACAGACATTCTCAGATCCAGGCAATCCTACACCTTCACCTTCAAACACAATTTACAGCTGTAGTAGCCCAGAGAATCAAGGGATTTTTACTAATTGCCAAACAAACTCAAGCGATTCGTCCTTGAGTGAGTTTTGCCctgatataaatacatataccaTCGATACTAGCACACTCAGTGAACCAGAACAATTAAATAGTGTGCCTGGAAGGAAAGCTTCACAAATGCTTTCACAATTTGAGGAGCATCGCGTCCTTCTGGGTTTTGATGACTCTGCTTCTGTTGGCTCTGTGGATTTAGAGATGTCCCTCTACGCGGCAGAGACCTTAAGCAACAGCCAATCAGACAAGGATGAGCTGGAAAGCATCCAATCAGATTACACCGATCTGCTGCCTTTATCTCTCCACTCTGAGACTGTAGAGGCAACACTGTATGAAACTGCTACGTATTCACCACACCAAACTCAAAATGAATCAATGCCTGAATATTCCTCAGAACCTCAGTCAAATCTCACAACCACAAGCAGAGCTGCAGGTGTCCGGCGCGCATGTCGTGATGAACAGCGAGCGCGAGCGTTGAGTTTGCCGATTAGTGTGCATGACATCATCAACCTGCCCGTGGAAGCATTTAACGAAGCCATCAGCTCCTGCAAACTCAACCACGCTCAACATACACTCATCAGAGACATTCGAAGACGTGGCAAAAATAAAATGGCAGCCCAGAGCTGTCGCAAACGAAAGCTGGATAGTCTTGTTGATCTCGAAGACGAGATTGAGGCTCTGAAGAGGGAGAAGGATAAAAGCAAGGAAGAAAAAGAGAGGAACATTAGAGACCTTCACGTGACGAAAGAGAAGCTCAAGAATCTCTACGATGAGGTGTTCAGACAGCTGAGAGATGAGCATGGAAACTCCTACAATCCTAAAGAGTACAAACTACAGCACAGCACTGATGGCACGGTTTACCTGCTGCCACGTAGCACAGCCAACAAGAAAAACACACTGACAGAGGATTTAGCTACTGCTGTATAA
- the nfe2l2b gene encoding nuclear factor erythroid 2-related factor 2b isoform X4, which produces MPSDPLEVLETCIQTFSDPGNPTPSPSNTIYSCSSPENQGIFTNCQTNSSDSSLSEFCPDINTYTIDTSTLSEPEQLNSVPGRKASQMLSQFEEHRVLLGFDDSASVGSVDLEMSLYAAETLSNSQSDKDELESIQSDYTDLLPLSLHSETVEATLYETATYSPHQTQNESMPEYSSEPQSNLTTTSRAAGVRRACRDEQRARALSLPISVHDIINLPVEAFNEAISSCKLNHAQHTLIRDIRRRGKNKMAAQSCRKRKLDSLVDLEDEIEALKREKDKSKEEKERNIRDLHVTKEKLKNLYDEVFRQLRDEHGNSYNPKEYKLQHSTDGTVYLLPRSTANKKNTLTEDLATAV; this is translated from the coding sequence ATGCCCTCTGACCCATTAGAAGTCTTGGAAACATGCATACAGACATTCTCAGATCCAGGCAATCCTACACCTTCACCTTCAAACACAATTTACAGCTGTAGTAGCCCAGAGAATCAAGGGATTTTTACTAATTGCCAAACAAACTCAAGCGATTCGTCCTTGAGTGAGTTTTGCCctgatataaatacatataccaTCGATACTAGCACACTCAGTGAACCAGAACAATTAAATAGTGTGCCTGGAAGGAAAGCTTCACAAATGCTTTCACAATTTGAGGAGCATCGCGTCCTTCTGGGTTTTGATGACTCTGCTTCTGTTGGCTCTGTGGATTTAGAGATGTCCCTCTACGCGGCAGAGACCTTAAGCAACAGCCAATCAGACAAGGATGAGCTGGAAAGCATCCAATCAGATTACACCGATCTGCTGCCTTTATCTCTCCACTCTGAGACTGTAGAGGCAACACTGTATGAAACTGCTACGTATTCACCACACCAAACTCAAAATGAATCAATGCCTGAATATTCCTCAGAACCTCAGTCAAATCTCACAACCACAAGCAGAGCTGCAGGTGTCCGGCGCGCATGTCGTGATGAACAGCGAGCGCGAGCGTTGAGTTTGCCGATTAGTGTGCATGACATCATCAACCTGCCCGTGGAAGCATTTAACGAAGCCATCAGCTCCTGCAAACTCAACCACGCTCAACATACACTCATCAGAGACATTCGAAGACGTGGCAAAAATAAAATGGCAGCCCAGAGCTGTCGCAAACGAAAGCTGGATAGTCTTGTTGATCTCGAAGACGAGATTGAGGCTCTGAAGAGGGAGAAGGATAAAAGCAAGGAAGAAAAAGAGAGGAACATTAGAGACCTTCACGTGACGAAAGAGAAGCTCAAGAATCTCTACGATGAGGTGTTCAGACAGCTGAGAGATGAGCATGGAAACTCCTACAATCCTAAAGAGTACAAACTACAGCACAGCACTGATGGCACGGTTTACCTGCTGCCACGTAGCACAGCCAACAAGAAAAACACACTGACAGAGGATTTAGCTACTGCTGTATAA